Within the Vigna angularis cultivar LongXiaoDou No.4 chromosome 10, ASM1680809v1, whole genome shotgun sequence genome, the region TCGCCATACAACATGATAATTTCATAACAACACATCCGAACATAGATTTTTTCCACGAAATTACATGCAATAGATCTTCACAGTGCAATgctttacaaaacaaaattcattatatctgtcaaaataaaatatgagtaGTGCGTGTTTGGCTGAGTTGTTTTAGGACAAACAATTACTTATTCCTAAAGAAAATCTCAGAAAACCAGCAAAAATAAGCAACCATCTCCAAAATAACCTGAACCAAACGTTCACTAACTACAGCACTGAATGAAATCGTGCATCAATCAAAGAATCCAGACAAATTAATACACACCCATCCCTTAAACTAATACATTACAAAAGTCATTAGGTACACAGACATTACTTTCCTCAACTTGTAAGAACAACACAGACTCTCAACTATTGCGTCAATTACAAGCAGGCCCCACCTCATCAAAAACATGGATCCACCCCTTTTAACCGAGAAGCACATTAAATTTTCCCTTTAATTTCATATCAACCAGACACACAAAATGAAACCCACCTTTAAGCCAGGCACATAATCGCCACGCTTGTAATAAGCAGGACTCTTTGCAGCCCTCCACTCCGCAGTCCCCATCCCATCTGTGTTCACCAAAACCAAACTACCGAGTCACAAATAcaattcaaaagaaaacaaaacagttTGACAATTCATCTAAATAACTTTACTCCCTAGACCACTTTCTTCTAGCTGCTTATCACCGTCAGAAAATCAGTGTACTACTTTTATAATACCAGAAAATTTTCTCCCGTGCCAACACCACAGACCAAAACTTAACTCTTAGGCTACTGTAGATgctaaaatttacaattttcttgtccaagaaataaaatataaaagagacAACTACAAAACTTTAAGGAAAAAAACAACAACTCAAGATCATAACTTCTAAGTGCATGTTCCAATTAGGAGAACCCAAGATATAGCAAATtaaaatgaagtttttttttataagctaaatttaagttatacatgcattaaaaataaatataaaaagttagaGAAACTATAGGAGTCAATTTCACCAATGAACAAACTAATCTCAATTTTTCCTTCCTTCTAATAGAGGCAGCAACTAAGTGAGTGACTCACAGTGATTATTCTCGCAGACCAAGATAGCAGGAAGATCCCAAAGCGCGGCAATGTTAAGCGCCTCAAAAAGTTGTCCCTGATTGGCAGCCCCATCTCCATACAAGGCAAAAGTCACACTCTCATCCTTACTATACTTCTGCGCAAACGCCAAACCACACCCTAACGGAACCTGCGCCCCCACGATCCCGTGTCCGCCGTAGAACCCACCCTCCTTCCTATAAAAGTGCATGGAACCCCCTTTCCCTTTCGAGCATCCGTCCTTGCGCCCCATCAGCTCCGAGAACACCTCGAGCAGCGTGCCGCCGCGGCCCAGGAAGGTGCAGTGGTCGCGGTAGGCAGTGATGATGCAGTCCTTTCTGGTGATGCCGGCCTCCATGCCCACGGCGACGGCCTCCTGGCCGTCGTAGAGGTGGCAGAATCCGCGGATGAGTTTGGCCTTGTAGAGAGAGTCCGCAGCGATCTCCATGCGGCGCATGAGGGCCATGTCACGGAAAAAGGAAAGCAGCTCGGAGGGAGAGGTGGTGACTGCGCGTGACGGCGCCTCGCAGTTGTGCGCCGTGAAAGGAACGGAGGTCTCGATGGTGAGGGAGGCGTCGGAGGAGATCCGGCGCGATGAGACGGCTGCGGATAAGGGCTTGGCGAGAGTGGATCCGAGGCCTCGGCGGGAAAAAGTTGAGAGAGCCATTGGATCTGTTGCGAATAAAATTTGctgtgattttttgtttttggtttttgaataGTGGAAGGAGGGATTGGAGTTGAAAGGGTTAGGTGTTGCTGAGACGAGACCTTtagaacaaaatattaattccaggaaaagagagaaaatccaAAGCACTCTTCACACCAATCAGGCTGTCGTTTCGTGTGTTACTATTTTATTGGCTCCTGTGCTGTTAATCATATCTActtcttatttaatatttaatatatatcacACTTATGGCAAGTAATATGTATTTGccttatataattttctttttagtcATTATTTTTATACCATCCAAACTTTTTTCACTTGCATATAAAATTATgctttatgtttttaaaatcccttgtaaaaatagttattttcacatacttaactttaatataaactaaaactCTAGTTCTTATGAagttatttaatgtattttttttctttttccctgtATTCTATCGTACAACAGAAAATtacttgtaatattttaaatattaagagACAATGTTCATGGTAGTTTCAATATAATTGGAGATAAAAGTTGTTGAAAATTTTTAAGCGCATTAAATTGTAGAATTTGCAGAAATGATGATAAAGCATGAGATGCTATTAACTATCTTAAAGTAGAATAATTTGTTGTATGCCAACtacaagtttttaaat harbors:
- the LOC108322350 gene encoding pyruvate dehydrogenase E1 component subunit alpha, mitochondrial, translated to MALSTFSRRGLGSTLAKPLSAAVSSRRISSDASLTIETSVPFTAHNCEAPSRAVTTSPSELLSFFRDMALMRRMEIAADSLYKAKLIRGFCHLYDGQEAVAVGMEAGITRKDCIITAYRDHCTFLGRGGTLLEVFSELMGRKDGCSKGKGGSMHFYRKEGGFYGGHGIVGAQVPLGCGLAFAQKYSKDESVTFALYGDGAANQGQLFEALNIAALWDLPAILVCENNHYGMGTAEWRAAKSPAYYKRGDYVPGLKVDGMDVLAVKQACKFAKEHALKNGPIILEMDTYRYHGHSMSDPGSTYRTRDEISGVRQERDPIERVRKLLLSHDIAAEKELKDIEKEVRKEVDEAIAKAKESPMPDPSELFSHVYVKGLGVEAFGVDRKIMRATLP